One part of the Triplophysa rosa linkage group LG5, Trosa_1v2, whole genome shotgun sequence genome encodes these proteins:
- the acvr1l gene encoding activin receptor type-1 has protein sequence MGHCSTRIIFLFLLQFVQTSAKDVSIECMCVGSDCNEQQCTGDQCYTSVIISNDVTTFKRGCLVGRDSKLMTCTAAPSASHIVECCSQHMCNANVSKETLLRLLQTSPEGEKALQYRVEMLVLFVLGPFVVLGLLSGLAILVCRRLHHGRLERLHEFDTEQGAIDGLITSNVGDSTLAELMDHSCTSGSGSGLPFLVQRTVARQISLVECVGKGRYGEVWRGQWQGENVAVKIFSSRDEKSWFRETEIYNTVLLRHDNILGFMASDMTSRNSSTQLWLITHYHENGSLYDYLQRVAVEMADGLHMAASVASGLVHLHTEIFGTEGKPAIAHRDLKSKNILVKKDLQCCIADLGLAVTHTQSDNQLDVGNNPKVGTKRYMAPEVLDETIQTDCFDAYKRVDIWAFGLVLWEIARRTISNGIVEEYKPPFYDLVPNDPSFDDMRKVVCVEQQRPFIPNRWFSDPTLSALVKLMKECWYQNPSARLTALRIKKTLDKIHSSLEKGKTDC, from the exons ATGGGGCATTGCAGTACCCGAATCATCTTTCTCTTCCTGCTTCAATTCGTACAGACATCTGCTAAAG ATGTCTCCATTGAGTGCATGTGTGTTGGCAGTGACTGCAATGAGCAGCAGTGTACTGGAGACCAGTGTTACACCTCTGTCATCATTAGCAACGATGTGACGACATTCAAACGCGGCTGCCTGGTCGGGCGGGACAGCAAGTTGATGACTTGCACCGCAGCGCCCTCCGCTAGTCACATCGTGGAATGCTGTTCCCAGCACATGTGCAATGCCAACGTGTCGAAAGAGACCCTGCTTCGGCTACTGCAAACAA GTCCAGAAGGAGAGAAGGCTCTACAGTACCGTGTGGAGATGTTGGTTCTCTTCGTCCTGGGCCCGTTTGTGGTGCTGGGTTTGCTTTCTGGGCTGGCTATACTGGTGTGTCGTAGACTCCATCACGGGCGTCTGGAAAGACTGCATGAGTTTGACACCGAGCAGGGGGCCATCGATGGGCTCATCACATCCAACGTTGGAGACAGCACGCTTGCA GAATTAATGGATCACTCCTGCACATCAGGCAGTGGTTCAGGGCTGCCCTTCCTGGTACAGAGGACAGTTGCACGACAGATCAGCTTGGTGGAGTGTGTTG GCAAGGGACGGTATGGGGAAGTGTGGAGAGGACAGTGGCAAGGAGAAAACGTGGCTGTGAAGATCTTCTCCTCCAGGGATGAGAAATCATGGTTTAGAGAGACGGAAATATACAACACTGTTCTACTACGACATGATAATATATTAG GCTTCATGGCTTCGGACATGACCTCCCGAAATTCTAGCACTCAGCTGTGGCTCATCACACACTACCACGAGAACGGCTCTCTCTACGATTACCTGCAGCGCGTTGCCGTGGAGATGGCAGATGGCCTGCACATGGCGGCGTCAGTAGCCAGCGGGCTGGTGCACCTGCACACAGAGATCTTTGGCACTGAGGGGAAGCCAGCCATCGCTCACAGAGACCTGAAGAGCAAGAACATACTAGTGAAGAAAGACCTGCAGTGCTGCATCGCCGACCTGG GTCTGGCAGTAACACACACCCAGTCGGATAATCAGCTGGATGTAGGTAACAATCCTAAAGTGGGAACCAAGCGCTACATGGCTCCAGAGGTTCTGGACGAGACCATTCAGACGGATTGTTTTGATGCCTATAAGAGGGTGGATATATGGGCCTTTGGGTTGGTGCTATGGGAGATCGCCCGCCGGACCATCAGTAACG GAATCGTGGAAGAATACAAGCCACCGTTCTATGACCTGGTGCCGAACGACCCCAGCTTTGATGACATGAGAAAAGTGGTTTGTGTGGAGCAGCAGAGGCCTTTCATACCCAATCGCTGGTTTTCAGATCCT ACCCTGTCCGCATTGGTGAAGCTGATGAAAGAGTGCTGGTACCAGAACCCTTCAGCTCGGCTCACCGCGCTGCGCATCAAAAAGACTTTGGATAAAATTCACAGCTCGCTGGAGAAGGGCAAAACTGACTgctga
- the d2hgdh gene encoding D-2-hydroxyglutarate dehydrogenase, mitochondrial isoform X2 produces MGTLQKLRRLFRWSISPQYSTVLTAVSRERSDRAQIVCSSHLIQHHYVHSRGLGDSPANPSAAPPRSPFSRVTQEDLAFFRKLLPGRAITDPDLLKSSNTDWLKSVQGHSEVLLRPKTTEEVSHILRYCNERNLAVCPQGGNTGLVGGSVPVFDEIILSTSLMNQVLTFDSISGILTCQAGCVLENLSQYLEEKDFIMPLDLGAKGSCHIGGNVATNAGGLRLLRYGSLRGTVLGVEVVLADGRVLNCLATLRKDNTGYDLKQLFIGSEGTLGVITAVSILCPRKPKAVNVAFLGCSSFQHLLETFQCCRGMLGEILSAFEFLDASCMKLLETHLKLTNPIRGTRQQYYTHSSCLHISLDSTHALQYVCMSKYLQMVQNAAARLVFNQPKRTHVTPLLISLHWLPVAARIKFKSLTLAFRTVTAISPLYHNTVLGLHPLQSSSV; encoded by the exons ATGGGCACCCTTCAGAAGTTAAGAAGACTTTTCAGATGGTCCATAAGCCCACAGTACAGCACTGTTCTCACTGCGGTGAGCAGAGAGAGATCGGACAGAGCTCAGATAGTGTGTTCAAGCCATCTTATTCAGCATCACTATGTGCACAGCAGAGGATTGGGAGACAGCCCAGCCAATCCAAGTGCTGCCCCACCACGCTCACCCTTCTCCAGGGTCACCCAGGAAGACCTTGCCTTCTTTAGAAAGCTGCTGCCTGGAAGAGCCATCACTGATCCAGACTTACTGAAGTCCAGCAACACAGACTGGCTCAAGTCAGTGCAAG GTCATAGTGAAGTACTCCTGAGACCCAAAACAACAGAAGAGGTTTCTCACATTCTCAG GTATTGTAATGAGCGTAATCTGGCGGTGTGTCCACAGGGAGGGAACACGGGTCTGGTGGGAGGAAGTGTCCCTGTGTTTGATGAGATCATCCTCTCCACTTCCCTTATGAATCAAGTCCTCACTTTTGACAGCATCTCAG GTATCCTCACTTGTCAGGCGGGATGTGTGCTAGAGAACCTGTCTCAATATCTTGAGGAGAAGGATTTCATCATGCCTCTGGATCTCGGGGCAAAGGGAAGCTGCCATATTGGAGGGAATGTGGCCACTAACGCAGGAGGCCTCAGACTGCTGCGCTACGGGTCGCTTAGAGGAACAGTTTTAGGCGTAGAAGTG GTTCTGGCAGATGGGCGGGTTTTGAACTGCTTGGCCACACTTCGCAAGGATAACACGGGCTATGACCTCAAGCAGCTTTTCATTGGCTCTGAAGGGACATTAGGAGTAATCACTGCTGTTTCCATCCTGTGCCCACGCAAACCTAAAGCAGTCAACGTGGCATTTTTAG GCTGCTCCAGCTTCCAACACCTGCTGGAAACGTTTCAATGCTGTAGAGGGATGCTGGGGGAGATCCTGTCTGCGTTTGAGTTTTTAGACGCCTCTTGTATGAAACTTCTGGAGACACACCTGAAACTTACTAACCCCATTAGAGGTACGCGTCAACAATATTACACGCACTCTTCCTGTTTGCACATCTCGTTGGATTCTACTCATGCCCTGCAATATGTCTGTATGTCTAAGTATTTGCAAATggtccagaatgcagctgcacgtctagtcttcaatcagcctaaaagaacccatgtaacacctctcctgatttcacttcactggctgccagttgccgcccgcatcaagtttaaatcgctgacactggccttcagaacggtAACGGCAATTTCGCCTCTTTACCATAACACTGTTCttggtctacatcccctccagtcatcttcggtctga
- the znf622 gene encoding cytoplasmic 60S subunit biogenesis factor ZNF622 has product MSYTCISCRVQFCDGDVQRAHYKTDWHRYNLKRKVADMPPVTAENFQERVLAQRAALEQQSQASGHSSTYCATCNKKFSSDNAYTNHIQSNKHQQTEKKALAAAQDAVQRMNEKNLEKGAGLDKDAQNEALQKALKEQQRHTPSKATSTEKQVRQRPDKSPRLEWFVLQAKKIAAEEGEVEEEEEEWEDVDEDMDGDDDDDEEEEEMEEDSASGPALSSDTIPVTDCLFCGHHSRSLSRNVAHMTKTHSFFLPDIEYLVDLRGFLSYLGEKVGVGKVCLWCNEKGKSFYSTEAVQAHMTDKSHCKLFTDGDAALEFADFYDFRSSYPDAKDGDDVEMKDGDLPDEKTFEFDDETLELTLPSGAKIGHRSLMRYYKQRFGVQRALVPAHNQKAVGRVLKQYRALGWGGDFGKGFVSHQQKDMQYVRRMKSKWMLKMGMNNNAIKQSHFRSQVMF; this is encoded by the exons ATGTCGTACACGTGCATCAGTTGCCGTGTGCAGTTTTGTGATGGCGATGTTCAGCGGGCGCATTATAAAACAGACTGGCACCGCTACAACCTGAAGAGAAAGGTTGCAGACATGCCTCCAGTCACAGCCGAAAACTTCCAGGAACGGGTGCTGGCCCAACGGGCCGCGTTGGAGCAACAAAGTCAGGCCAGTGGGCACAGCTCTACCTACTGTGCCACCTGCAACAAAAAGTTCTCCAGTGACAACGCCTACACCAATCACATCCAGTCCAACAAACACCAGCAGACAGAGAAAAAAGCCCTGGCTGCTGCCCAGGATGCCGTCCAGCGAATGAATGAGAAGAATCTGGAGAAAGGTGCGGGGCTGGATAAAGATGCACAGAATGAAGCTCTTCAGAAAGCACTCAAAGAACAACAGAGACACACCCCTTCGAAAGCCACGTCCACAGAGAAACAGGTCAGACAGAGGCCCGACAAATCACCTCGGTTGGAGTGGTTCGTGCTGCAGGCCAAGAAGATTGCAGCGGAGGAGGGCGAAgtagaagaagaggaggagg AATGGGAGGATGTTGATGAGGATATGGAtggcgatgatgatgatgatgaggaggaggaggagatggAAGAGGACTCTGCATCCGGGCCAGCTTTGAGCTCTGATACAATCCCAGTGACGGACTGTCTGTTCTGTGGACACCACTCACGCTCACTGTCCCGAAACGTCGCACACATGACTAAAACCCACAGCTTCTTCCTCCCAGATATTGAGTATCTGGTGGACCTGAGAGGATTTCTTTCATACCTGG GAGAGAAGGTTGGCGTTGGTAAAGTGTGTTTATGGTGTAATGAGAAAGGGAAGTCGTTCTACTCGACAGAAGCGGTGCAGGCACACATGACCGATAAGAGTCATTGTAAACTCTTCACAGATGGTGACGCCGCACTTGAGTTCGCAGACTTCTATGACTTCAG GAGTAGTTATCCTGACGCTAAGGATGGAGATGATGTGGAGATGAAGGATGGAGATCTGCCTGATGAAAAGACTTTTGAGTTTGATGATGAGACTTTGGAGTTAACTTTGCCCTCAG GTGCTAAGATCGGCCATCGCTCTCTGATGAGGTACTATAAACAGAGGTTTGGCGTTCAGAGAGCACTGGTTCCAGCTCATAACCAGAAGGCTGTGGGTCGGGTTCTTAAACAGTACAGAGCGCTTGGCTGGGGAGGAGACTTTG gTAAGGGCTTTGTGAGCCATCAGCAGAAGGACATGCAGTATGTGCGGAGAATGAAGTCCAAGTGGATGCTGAAGATGGGCATGAACAATAACGCCATCAAGCAGTCACATTTCAGATCACAAGTCATGTTCTAA
- the d2hgdh gene encoding D-2-hydroxyglutarate dehydrogenase, mitochondrial isoform X1 produces MGTLQKLRRLFRWSISPQYSTVLTAVSRERSDRAQIVCSSHLIQHHYVHSRGLGDSPANPSAAPPRSPFSRVTQEDLAFFRKLLPGRAITDPDLLKSSNTDWLKSVQGHSEVLLRPKTTEEVSHILRYCNERNLAVCPQGGNTGLVGGSVPVFDEIILSTSLMNQVLTFDSISGILTCQAGCVLENLSQYLEEKDFIMPLDLGAKGSCHIGGNVATNAGGLRLLRYGSLRGTVLGVEVVLADGRVLNCLATLRKDNTGYDLKQLFIGSEGTLGVITAVSILCPRKPKAVNVAFLGCSSFQHLLETFQCCRGMLGEILSAFEFLDASCMKLLETHLKLTNPIRECDFYIVIETAGSNATHDEEKLHNFLEEVMTSSLVTDGTVATEAAKIKALWSLRERVTEALTHDGYTYKYDISLPVEKIYDLVKDMRGHLGDMAKNVVGYGHVGDGNLHLNITSPSKDPALLAAIEPYVYEWTSEWKGSISAEHGLGLKKRNYIYYSKPSEAVALMGNIKAMLDPKGILNPYKTLPDQLHQDPHFAVKM; encoded by the exons ATGGGCACCCTTCAGAAGTTAAGAAGACTTTTCAGATGGTCCATAAGCCCACAGTACAGCACTGTTCTCACTGCGGTGAGCAGAGAGAGATCGGACAGAGCTCAGATAGTGTGTTCAAGCCATCTTATTCAGCATCACTATGTGCACAGCAGAGGATTGGGAGACAGCCCAGCCAATCCAAGTGCTGCCCCACCACGCTCACCCTTCTCCAGGGTCACCCAGGAAGACCTTGCCTTCTTTAGAAAGCTGCTGCCTGGAAGAGCCATCACTGATCCAGACTTACTGAAGTCCAGCAACACAGACTGGCTCAAGTCAGTGCAAG GTCATAGTGAAGTACTCCTGAGACCCAAAACAACAGAAGAGGTTTCTCACATTCTCAG GTATTGTAATGAGCGTAATCTGGCGGTGTGTCCACAGGGAGGGAACACGGGTCTGGTGGGAGGAAGTGTCCCTGTGTTTGATGAGATCATCCTCTCCACTTCCCTTATGAATCAAGTCCTCACTTTTGACAGCATCTCAG GTATCCTCACTTGTCAGGCGGGATGTGTGCTAGAGAACCTGTCTCAATATCTTGAGGAGAAGGATTTCATCATGCCTCTGGATCTCGGGGCAAAGGGAAGCTGCCATATTGGAGGGAATGTGGCCACTAACGCAGGAGGCCTCAGACTGCTGCGCTACGGGTCGCTTAGAGGAACAGTTTTAGGCGTAGAAGTG GTTCTGGCAGATGGGCGGGTTTTGAACTGCTTGGCCACACTTCGCAAGGATAACACGGGCTATGACCTCAAGCAGCTTTTCATTGGCTCTGAAGGGACATTAGGAGTAATCACTGCTGTTTCCATCCTGTGCCCACGCAAACCTAAAGCAGTCAACGTGGCATTTTTAG GCTGCTCCAGCTTCCAACACCTGCTGGAAACGTTTCAATGCTGTAGAGGGATGCTGGGGGAGATCCTGTCTGCGTTTGAGTTTTTAGACGCCTCTTGTATGAAACTTCTGGAGACACACCTGAAACTTACTAACCCCATTAGAG AGTGTGATTTTTACATTGTCATCGAGACCGCCGGATCCAACGCAACCCACGATGAAGAAAAACTACACAACTTCCTGGAGGAGgtcatgacatcatcactggTGACTGATGGGACTGTTGCAACAGAGGCGGCAAAAATCAAG GCATTGTGGTCCTTGAGGGAGAGAGTAACAGAAGCTCTGACGCATGACGGTTACACCTACAAGTATGACATCTCTCTTCCTGTGGAGAAGATCTATGATTTAGTGAAGGACATGAGGGGACATCTTGGAGACATGGCCAAGAATGTTGTTGGTTATGGACATGTTG GTGATGGAAACCTTCATCTAAACATCACCTCCCCATCCAAAGACCCAGCCCTCCTGGCTGCCATTGAGCCATACGTGTACGAGTGGACGTCAGAATGGAAAGGCAGTATCAGTGCAGAGCATGGGCTGGGTCTGAAGAAGAGAAActacatttactatagtaaacccTCAGAGGCAGTCGCTCTTATGGGCAATATTAAAGCCATGCTGGATCCTAAAGGCATTCTTAATCCTTACAAAACTCTTCCAGACCAACTACACCAAGATCCTCATTTCGCTGTTAAAATGTAG
- the otomp gene encoding otolith matrix protein 1 isoform X2 — MNHPGGYLAVALLLLVLVSMSTENNIIRWCTVSDVEEQKCLDLAGNATARNIRGQLLCVRGQSPTDCMKQIKNGTADAATMYADEIYTAGFCYGLDVSVGESYNGVDGINYYVVALARTSSSDLSLLEMHERSSCHPGMRTTVGWTVPVGFLVNTSQISMDEQCNFPHVVGDFFGYSCVPGVKDPEHDPKGNNPRNLCEACIGDENDRHICANNPRERHFGETGALRCVAENLGDVAFVKHTTVFDNMQGKNQESWALDLELEDLKLLCPDGTEADLFQYERCHLAVVPTNAVVVRLEDKCRVYKYLERVQNAFANATEGFSLFSSMNYGQPDVLFSDSTKKLLRVMGTYTSWLGPTYTTILKAFECEGLC; from the exons ATGAATCATCCAGGAGGATACCTTGCCGTGGCTCTGCTCCTACTCGTTCTGGTCTCAATGTCCACGGAAAACAATATTA TCAGATGGTGTACAGTGTCTGATGTTGAAGAGCAGAAGTGTTTGGATCTGGCTGGTAATGCCACGGCCAGGAACATCCGTGGACAACTACTGTGTGTGAGGGGCCAAAGTCCCACAGACTGCATGAAACAAATAAAG aatGGCACTGCAGATGCCGCCACGATGTACGCTGATGAGATCTACACCGCTGGATTCTGCTACGGCTTAGATGTGTCTGTGGGAGAGTCTTATAATGGTGTGG ATGGCATTAATTACTACGTGGTTGCTTTGGCGCGGACATCATCCAGTGATCTGTCCCTGCTGGAGATGCACGAGCGCAGCTCCTGTCACCCAGGGATGCGGACCACCGTGGGCTGGACCGTGCCCGTTGGCTTCCTGGTGAACACATCACAGATCAGCATGGATGAGCAGTGCAACTTCCCCCATG TGGTAGGGGATTTCTTTGGCTACAGCTGTGTCCCAGGAGTTAAAGACCCCGAGCATGATCCCAAAGGAAACAATCCCAGAAACCTTTGTGAGGCCTGCATTGGAGACGAGAACGACCGCCACATCTGTGCCAACAACCCACGGGAACGACATTTTGGGGAGACTGGAGCTCTTAG ATGTGTTGCTGAAAATCTTGGGGATGTTGCTTTTGTCAAGCACACTACAGTCTTTGACAACATGCAGG GTAAGAACCAGGAGTCTTGGGCTCTGGATCTGGAGCTGGAAGACCTGAAGCTCTTGTGTCCTGATGGAACCGAAGCTGACCTGTTTCAATATGAGCGCTGCCACCTGGCTGTGGTACCAACCAATGCGGTGGTAGTGCGCTTGGAGGACAAGTGCCGCGTTTACAAGTATTTGGAACGTGTGCAG AATGCTTTTGCCAATGCTACAGAAGGATTCTCTCTATTCAGCTCCATGAATTATGGGCAACCCGACGTGCTGTTTAGCGATTCCACCAAAAAGCTGCTGCGTGTTATGGGAACCTACACTTCCTGGCTGGGGCCCACTTACACAACCATACTGAAGGCTTTTGAGTGTGAAG gttTGTGTTGA
- the otomp gene encoding otolith matrix protein 1 isoform X1, translating to MEIQGFRRTAAIRFLLFEIIHFLVACLLFAVRWCTVSDVEEQKCLDLAGNATARNIRGQLLCVRGQSPTDCMKQIKNGTADAATMYADEIYTAGFCYGLDVSVGESYNGVDGINYYVVALARTSSSDLSLLEMHERSSCHPGMRTTVGWTVPVGFLVNTSQISMDEQCNFPHVVGDFFGYSCVPGVKDPEHDPKGNNPRNLCEACIGDENDRHICANNPRERHFGETGALRCVAENLGDVAFVKHTTVFDNMQGKNQESWALDLELEDLKLLCPDGTEADLFQYERCHLAVVPTNAVVVRLEDKCRVYKYLERVQNAFANATEGFSLFSSMNYGQPDVLFSDSTKKLLRVMGTYTSWLGPTYTTILKAFECEGLC from the exons atggagatacaaggtttcagaaggacagcagcgatacgCTTTTTACTCTTTGAAATCATACATTTTCTGGTCGCTTGTCTATTATTTGCAGTCAGATGGTGTACAGTGTCTGATGTTGAAGAGCAGAAGTGTTTGGATCTGGCTGGTAATGCCACGGCCAGGAACATCCGTGGACAACTACTGTGTGTGAGGGGCCAAAGTCCCACAGACTGCATGAAACAAATAAAG aatGGCACTGCAGATGCCGCCACGATGTACGCTGATGAGATCTACACCGCTGGATTCTGCTACGGCTTAGATGTGTCTGTGGGAGAGTCTTATAATGGTGTGG ATGGCATTAATTACTACGTGGTTGCTTTGGCGCGGACATCATCCAGTGATCTGTCCCTGCTGGAGATGCACGAGCGCAGCTCCTGTCACCCAGGGATGCGGACCACCGTGGGCTGGACCGTGCCCGTTGGCTTCCTGGTGAACACATCACAGATCAGCATGGATGAGCAGTGCAACTTCCCCCATG TGGTAGGGGATTTCTTTGGCTACAGCTGTGTCCCAGGAGTTAAAGACCCCGAGCATGATCCCAAAGGAAACAATCCCAGAAACCTTTGTGAGGCCTGCATTGGAGACGAGAACGACCGCCACATCTGTGCCAACAACCCACGGGAACGACATTTTGGGGAGACTGGAGCTCTTAG ATGTGTTGCTGAAAATCTTGGGGATGTTGCTTTTGTCAAGCACACTACAGTCTTTGACAACATGCAGG GTAAGAACCAGGAGTCTTGGGCTCTGGATCTGGAGCTGGAAGACCTGAAGCTCTTGTGTCCTGATGGAACCGAAGCTGACCTGTTTCAATATGAGCGCTGCCACCTGGCTGTGGTACCAACCAATGCGGTGGTAGTGCGCTTGGAGGACAAGTGCCGCGTTTACAAGTATTTGGAACGTGTGCAG AATGCTTTTGCCAATGCTACAGAAGGATTCTCTCTATTCAGCTCCATGAATTATGGGCAACCCGACGTGCTGTTTAGCGATTCCACCAAAAAGCTGCTGCGTGTTATGGGAACCTACACTTCCTGGCTGGGGCCCACTTACACAACCATACTGAAGGCTTTTGAGTGTGAAG gttTGTGTTGA